One Methylocystis hirsuta genomic window, CTGCGGCCTCTCCAAAAGTCCCTCGTCTTCGAGCCGTTCGATGTCGGGGAGATCGCGCAGCGACGCAGTCCGAAGACCTCCAGAAACTTCCTCGTCGTGACATAGGCGTACGGCGCGCCGGGCGTTGGGGC contains:
- a CDS encoding SMC-Scp complex subunit ScpB — its product is MTAIAYLQPATRAELSRLGAKSSRDVIGRLKGLDLIAAGPRAPTPGAPYAYVTTRKFLEVFGLRRCAISPTSNGSKTRDFWRGR